One segment of Comamonas thiooxydans DNA contains the following:
- a CDS encoding response regulator transcription factor, giving the protein MAELETVYVIDDDASVRAAIEDLLLSVGLVVSAFGATRDFLAHLELSPPEGPACLVLDIRMPGQSGMEFRRQMLEQGLRFPTIFITGHGDIPMSVEAMKTGAIEFLTKPFRDQDLLDAIQQGIALDRQRRVQDGQLLELRSRWNSLSSGEQSVLTGVVRGMLNKQIAGELDVSEITIKVRRSQAMRKMEAGSVAELVRMLEKLSIR; this is encoded by the coding sequence TTGGCTGAGCTCGAAACCGTGTATGTGATTGATGACGACGCCTCGGTGCGCGCGGCCATCGAGGATTTGCTTCTCTCCGTGGGACTGGTCGTGTCTGCCTTCGGCGCGACGCGCGACTTTCTCGCCCATCTGGAGCTGAGCCCGCCCGAGGGGCCGGCCTGCTTGGTGCTGGACATCCGCATGCCGGGCCAGAGCGGTATGGAGTTCAGGCGCCAGATGCTGGAGCAGGGGCTGCGTTTTCCTACCATCTTCATCACCGGCCATGGCGATATTCCCATGAGCGTGGAGGCCATGAAGACCGGGGCCATAGAGTTTCTGACCAAGCCGTTTCGCGATCAGGATTTGCTGGATGCCATACAGCAAGGTATTGCCCTTGATCGCCAGCGCCGTGTGCAGGATGGGCAGTTGCTGGAGTTGCGTTCGCGTTGGAATTCGCTGTCCAGTGGGGAGCAGTCGGTGTTGACTGGCGTGGTGCGAGGCATGCTCAACAAGCAGATCGCGGGAGAGCTGGATGTCAGCGAAATTACCATCAAAGTCAGGCGATCTCAAGCCATGCGCAAGATGGAAGCTGGCTCGGTTGCCGAGCTGGTGCGCATGCTGGAGAAGCTGAGCATCCGCTGA
- a CDS encoding sensor histidine kinase, with protein sequence MTAKPQRFLHLRRALILAGMAATMAAIFALDTLTEYAVAAAVFHTAVILVAVRWFSPRLVIGTTALCIALTLASFALTPAGAYRTGLINTGISVLAIVITAYLGLKMVAAQNAAHAAQTQLLRITQATSLGQVTASIAHEVNQPLAAIVTSGNASQRWLAQQPPNLEKAGQALERILGDARRASEVIARIRSMARGEAPSKQKFDLNEAVREMVNLSGADLNQRAIAMDLQLAPGLAPAWCDRVQFLQVLGNLLLNAMDAMQETPAVQRRIAVATQALGQQLVLTVTDAGEGLSPLAKSHLFDAFWSTKREGMGLGLSISRHMAETNGGRIWATEREDGHSGAVFHVTIAALVASGDPASGGHKLG encoded by the coding sequence ATGACAGCCAAACCGCAACGCTTTCTGCATCTGCGCCGGGCCCTGATCCTGGCCGGCATGGCAGCGACCATGGCAGCCATCTTCGCGCTGGATACGCTGACCGAGTACGCGGTGGCCGCGGCCGTGTTCCACACGGCCGTCATCCTTGTGGCGGTGCGCTGGTTCAGCCCGCGCCTGGTGATAGGCACCACGGCGCTGTGCATAGCGCTCACCCTGGCCAGCTTTGCGCTGACGCCGGCCGGGGCCTACCGCACTGGACTCATCAACACGGGCATCAGCGTCCTGGCCATCGTTATCACGGCCTATCTGGGCCTGAAGATGGTGGCCGCCCAGAATGCGGCCCACGCAGCACAGACCCAGTTGCTGCGCATCACTCAGGCCACCAGCCTGGGACAGGTGACGGCCTCGATCGCCCATGAGGTCAACCAGCCGCTGGCCGCCATCGTCACCAGCGGCAATGCCAGCCAGCGCTGGCTGGCTCAGCAGCCACCGAATCTCGAAAAAGCCGGCCAGGCGCTGGAGCGTATCCTGGGCGATGCGCGGCGCGCCAGCGAGGTCATTGCGCGTATCCGCTCCATGGCGCGCGGCGAGGCACCGAGCAAGCAGAAGTTCGATCTCAACGAGGCAGTGCGCGAGATGGTGAATCTGTCGGGCGCGGACCTGAACCAGCGCGCCATTGCCATGGACCTGCAACTGGCGCCGGGTCTGGCGCCGGCCTGGTGCGACCGAGTGCAGTTTTTGCAGGTGCTGGGCAATCTGCTGCTCAACGCCATGGACGCCATGCAGGAAACGCCGGCCGTGCAGCGGCGCATTGCCGTGGCTACCCAGGCCTTGGGCCAGCAACTGGTGCTGACAGTCACCGATGCGGGAGAGGGGCTGTCGCCGCTGGCCAAAAGCCATTTGTTCGATGCCTTCTGGAGCACCAAGCGTGAGGGCATGGGTCTGGGGCTGAGCATCAGTCGCCACATGGCCGAGACCAACGGTGGCCGCATCTGGGCCACAGAGCGCGAGGACGGGCACAGCGGCGCCGTGTTTCATGTGACCATCGCGGCTCTCGTCGCCTCGGGTGATCCCGCATCAGGAGGACACAAGCTTGGCTGA
- a CDS encoding TolC family protein, translated as MQFSFLSLKRLALLLAALGLGGTALAQAAAQPAAAGLRFSDYLSAVEQHSLDLQSQQQNVVSARAGVGIAGIRPDPQLSLGAAREQVNSGLPRPQNRTYELSMELETGGKRSARIRAARSQVRLAEAEVEGFRIQLFSDAAQDFTQACRDREALERKEQTLNALSDVVKANEVRRKAGDVGTVEWRQSRVERDQFQADVTQARADAQTSRLALSVPLGRKLLEVFGSDELQCDFQPFANDKSIDVLVTQALHVRSDVRVAQATLDNARDNAGLAQANRWVNPTLAVGLTAIPATSAGMDAQGNVFDASSRSRMLSVSVSVPIPFSRLNRGEVLQAEAIVTQAMLGLQQSQHKAEADVRSAYFRFAAAQENVERYRSNVLADAQRVLESIRLSYRHGQASLLELLSAQRSADDAYLGYLQANADLAKATVDLQLSIGQRPAL; from the coding sequence ATGCAATTTTCCTTTCTTTCCCTCAAGCGCCTGGCTCTGCTGCTGGCGGCGCTGGGCCTGGGTGGCACGGCATTGGCCCAGGCCGCGGCGCAGCCTGCCGCAGCCGGGCTGCGCTTCAGCGACTATCTGAGCGCTGTCGAGCAGCACAGCCTGGACCTGCAATCCCAGCAACAGAACGTGGTGTCAGCCCGGGCTGGCGTCGGCATCGCGGGCATACGACCCGATCCCCAGCTCTCGCTGGGAGCTGCGCGCGAGCAGGTCAATAGCGGCCTGCCGAGGCCGCAGAACCGGACCTATGAACTCAGCATGGAGCTGGAGACCGGCGGCAAGCGCTCGGCTCGCATTCGCGCCGCACGCAGCCAGGTGCGGCTGGCCGAGGCTGAGGTCGAGGGATTCCGCATCCAGCTGTTCTCCGATGCGGCCCAGGACTTCACACAGGCCTGCCGCGACCGCGAGGCGCTGGAGCGCAAGGAGCAGACGCTCAATGCTCTGTCCGATGTAGTCAAGGCCAACGAGGTGCGACGCAAGGCCGGCGACGTCGGCACCGTTGAGTGGCGGCAGTCGCGCGTGGAGCGCGACCAGTTCCAGGCCGACGTGACGCAGGCGCGCGCCGATGCCCAGACCTCGCGTCTGGCCCTGAGCGTGCCGCTGGGGCGCAAGCTCCTGGAGGTCTTTGGCTCCGACGAGCTGCAATGCGATTTCCAGCCCTTTGCGAACGACAAGAGCATCGATGTCCTGGTGACCCAGGCCCTGCATGTGCGCAGTGATGTGCGCGTGGCCCAGGCCACGCTGGACAATGCGCGCGACAATGCCGGCCTGGCCCAGGCCAACCGCTGGGTCAATCCCACGCTGGCCGTGGGATTGACCGCCATACCTGCCACGTCTGCGGGTATGGATGCCCAAGGCAATGTCTTCGATGCGAGCAGCCGCTCGCGCATGTTGTCGGTCTCGGTGAGCGTGCCCATCCCGTTCTCGCGCCTGAACCGCGGTGAGGTGCTGCAGGCAGAGGCCATCGTGACCCAGGCCATGCTGGGGCTGCAGCAGTCGCAGCACAAGGCCGAGGCTGACGTGCGCTCCGCCTACTTCCGGTTCGCGGCGGCGCAGGAGAACGTGGAGCGCTATCGCAGCAATGTGCTGGCGGATGCGCAGCGCGTGCTCGAGAGCATCCGACTGTCCTATCGTCACGGCCAGGCTTCGTTGCTGGAGCTGCTGTCGGCCCAGCGCTCGGCCGATGATGCCTACCTCGGCTATCTACAGGCCAATGCTGACCTGGCCAAGGCAACAGTCGATCTGCAACTGAGCATAGGCCAGCGACCCGCGTTGTGA